AGGTCTCGGTATCGTCGTTAACTGTAATGACAGAACAACTGCCCATGACGAAGTTTCCTGTAAAATTAACAACAGCAGCTGTTGTAGAGAGCAAAGTGACTACGCCTTCAACTTCTGTTGAATTAGAAAATGTACAGAATATAGGTAAATCAACCGTTCCTCTAGCAATAGCAAATGTAAAGGAAATTTCATCAATAACAGTAGTTACAGAGCAAACATCTAATAAAACCAAGACAGAAGCAAATATGCTTCTAGTTAAAGAGCCCAAAACAGAAACACATGCAACAATATCAGCCACAGATAAAGTACACAAAACAATGGATTCTATACCAATAGCatctaaagaaaaagaaacgaaaacaaaagcaCCAGCTAAGTTGGTGACTACAGAAAAAACATCAAATGCACTATTCATTACAACAAAggtgcctgaagagagagagaccaaggaaaAGATACCTGCAACAGGAATAGCGTCAGAGATAGTATCACAGAAGATACTACCTACTTTATTGATACCAACAGAAAAAGAATCAGTAATTATTGGGAAATTACCTGAAATAATGGTAACTTCATCATATTTATCTACAGGGCAGCATTCCAAAACAGAAATAAGTGCAGATCAAGCTACAGAAAAAGGACCCCAAATGACAGGAACCCCTACAGAAGTAGTAGTTACGACGAAAATACTTCAAAAACTATTATCTACAGCAAAGACAGAAGTACCTACAGCAATAGCAGTTACTGAGAAAATACCCAAAGTGAAAACACCTTTAGCAACAGAGGCAGTAGGAAAAGCATCAAGTACAAAATCAGTAACAAGCGGTAAGGCACTAACGCCACAAATGCCTGATGCATTGCTAGGCCCAGAGAATGAACCTACAGCAATTGAAACATCAGGGAATGAACTAGAAAAAGCAGATACTACTAAGAAGGTAGTCAACTCTGCAGCCTATTCAGCAATAAAAACAACAGCCTTTGCAGAAGTGGCACCTATAAAGAAAGAACCTACAGTGTTAATAGGTCcagagaaaatacaaaaatcaacAATGATTGCAGCAGAGGTAGCTCCAGATAAAGTAATCATCCCTACAGAAATAAACACAATTAAAAAGCCAGCAACATCTTTAGCTGAGAAGACATCTATAAACAGAGTCCCTGACGTGGCTGGAGATGAAATAACTAAAATACCAGAAACTCAAGCaattttagatgaagaaaaggtGCACAAAACTACACTAAACTTTATCCATCCGGAGGAAAGTAAAATACCTTTTGAATTATTACCTCCTGCAATTGTAACTACTGAAAAGGTTCCTAAAACCACAGAGCAAGCAAAAGTAATAATTAAAGATGAATCATCATTAACAGCAAGGTATCCTAACAATGTATCAGCAGATGATATATTGCCTACTTTAATAGTAGGTGCGGAAACTGTTCCTAGGACAACAGTATCCACAGTATCCATAGCCAAAGCTAAAATTCCCAATGCGCCAGAGACAACTATGATGAAAGGGACAGAACAGGCACCTAGAATAACACCTACACCACCAACGACTGTACAGAAATTGCCTAACAAAATTGTAACTACCCTTACAGAAATAACAAGTAGACATTACCAGTAATGAATATGCTTTCATTGAGCAATAGTACAATTATCAGTATTGATGACGTTATAAATGCTAATATAAGTACTACCAAACAAGGAAATGTCAATATCACAGAAAACAGTAAAGTGCTCAATATAATGCCCCTTCAAGTAAGTGTTCAGATGACTGTCCCTAAAATACGTGCGAACAATACAAGTAGAAATTCTAGTACTGGAAAAGTGACAATTGGTCCTCTTAAATCCAGCACAAAAGCCATCAGTACTACGAGCGACAATAAAGACTCCCCAGTTCCAGTGAAACAACTTGAATCTTTGGTATCCAAAGGCTTAGTCTTGACTGAGGCAGTGAAATCTCTCGCCAATAATAAACTTCCAGTCTCACAGTGCCCAACGAGCCAAATCACAGCGCTCATTCGAGACCTAACAAACAACCAGAACAGTCTTAAGACCTTGGATAAACTATCGTTAGGTCAAACGAAACTAAGCAAAATCAAAAAAAGCATTCTGGATACTCTGGAGAAACTTCGTTCATATTGCATTCAGTTCACTGGCAATAATTTTTGCTCAAATAACGAGAAAAGCACTTCTTTCACCGCAGTTCCTGTTTTAAATAACACGACTTTTGTGACCAATCACACAACCATTCCAAGAAATTATTCAAGCATCAATGCAGTGACATCTAATAAAATATCTACAAGTAGTCTTTTGAATAACAGTGCAGTTAATAATACTGATAACAATATTAACAACAGTTCAGGTAAGGGAAGCATTAACAGCACAATTGGTAGTGGTAACATCACTGATAATAGTGTTGTTAATAACACCTCTGGTAACAATGCCATTAATAACACAGCAAACTCGAATATGAACAGTTCAGCTGCAGGAAGCATTAACAGCACAATGGGCAATAGTAACACCACTGGTAACAGTGCTATTAATAACACAGCAAACGTTATTTTTAACAGCACAATGGGCAGTGGTAACACCACTGGTAACAGTGCTATTAATAATACAGCAAACGTTATTTTTAACAACACAATGGGCAGTGGTAACACCTCTGGTAACAGTGCTATTAATAACACAGCAAACGGTATTTTTAACAACACAATGGGCAGTGGTAACACCACTGGTAACAGTGCTATTAATAGCACAGCAAACGTTATTTTTAACAACACAATGGGCATTGGTAATACCACTGGTAACAGTGCTATTAATAACACAGCAAACGTTATTTTTAACAACACAATGGCCATTGGTAATACCACTACTAACAGTGCGATTAATAACACAGCAAACGTTATTAGGAACAGTTCAGCCGCAGGGAGCATTAACAACACAATGAGCAGTGGTAATACCACTGGTAACAGTACTATTAATAACACAGCAAACGTTATTGGGAACAGTTCAGCTGCAGGGAACATTGGCAAAACAATGGGCAATGGTAACACCACTGGTAACAGTGTTATTAATAACACAGCAAACGTTATTTTTAACAGCACAATGGGCATTGGTAATACCACTAGTAACAGTGCTATTAATAACACAGCAAACGTTATTGGGAACAGTTCAGCTGCAGGGAGCATTAACAGCACAACTGGCAGTGGTAATATCACTGGTAATAATTAAACTATTGTTAACAGGTTAACAGTACAAATAGTGTAACCGATAGCACCGATAATATtgtgaataatgataaataaaagaatattattagCAAATCAGCTGAAAGAGTTATTACCAGCTCTAATGATGGAGGTAACTCTAACGACGATAGAATGTCCTACAATATTATCAGTAGCAGCAGCAACAACGTTTAAAAATACTACTTAGGCTGATCAACCCAGACCAGCAAAATCACGATTTTCAGTCTGGAGAAAGCGTTACTGTCATAGGCTAGTCAAAATCTGTTGATTTATACTATTTCCGTTCTCATTAAAAACTGTCTGTGATTAGACTCTCATGGTAATAGTGTTCATGCTTATTGTAAAAGCACCTGACCTCTGGTAGGATCTAGAAGAGACACGTGTTCATGTTTATTGTGAGAGCACCTGAATTAGAGACCTCTGGCAGGATCAAAAAGGGACATGGTCTATTCCATGGTCTGTATAAAAGTTGCAGTCAGTAGATATTTGCACCAGCTCTAGGGAGAGGTGGActtgtattatctctctctctctctctctctctctctctctctctctctctctctctctctctctctctctctctctctctctctctctctctctctgccatgctTCTTTTTTGCTTTTGCCTCTGAAACGCGATTTTAATGCAGTCTGGTTTGAGTCGCTGGTGACAAGTGTTAAACACTGGGCAGTATTTTGTGTATGATAATCACTGTGGCCAGTTGTACAGCAAACGACgataaacttaataaataattataaacaataataGTTATTGTTTTATTACAAACCGTCAAATCTGCTAACTTGCGGAAAGGACTAAAAGCAAGAATGCACGTTTGTCTACAGATCTAAATCCCAAATCGATATCCAGTACatgttaaataattaattataatcctTATCTCATGTTTCCTGACTGTTAGCTATCTGTAAAACGCATCCTGACTAATTCGTTGTATATCCATTGCTTCTCTATTCAAGTACGTAGTAATATGTTACTTGCAACGCAAGAATCTGAGTAAGTTTGTGTTTCGCACTTTTGAAATAATACTAAGAAGGTCAGTACTAAAATAAGGCAATACGTAAATGAAGTTTGTTCTTAATATTTTCACCTGTTTTAATTTCGTAAATAGAATTTCATTCACTTTAATCTAGAGAATTTCATTTAGACCTGGCATCCATGCAAATGACAGTTGGCAAATATCTCACCCGTAAGGGAAGATATTACTACGATGAAACTGTTACGTTTTATCAACAGCACTTAATTTAAAACTTGCTAGCCTATATTTAGCTATTCCGCGAATCCCTTAAGAGTTCGTActcattgtaaataataataatctgcttaCGAATTACCAACTAGATCTATTGGTTAGTAGCCAATATAAACAGAGAGATAGTTAAAATATCATCATGGGTGAGTTCAAGGACAATATTCAACATTTGTAACGGCTTCCTATCGCCTCTATAAGTGCAAACCAAACGCCGATGAACACTGAGAGGAGGCCCCGAGAGAGGGACCTCGATGCTAAGTACTAACTAATCCGGCCATTTACTTCCTGTCTAGGAGAGAAATATCGGCCAGTATCAAGGAAGCTCTCGTGAAGTGCAGTTTTGCCATGGTCGTCTGGATTACATTGTCCGCTTTGTTAGGATTCATTCCGCTCGTATTTTGTAATCCTGGTACGTAATAACTCGGGTTTATTGATTTTAAGAACTTGGACACTCGCCAGTCAAAAaaatacaaggcgtgatccaacctacAGATcactcgaggcgcgtgctaaaatctatggtcaaatagcccTTTCTtacaccgacgaaaattaaaataaatacggtatattttattagacataattgttctgtagtgtttaacatgcacattatttattttctgcattttcattctaatccataaatcataaatatcctatcctaaaattcctgaatctttaaaaactcaacgcgaaacaccttcttcagacatTTTTAAGCTTTTCCACAGGACTTTCCTAGcttcccaacaagaacaacagcaaactagtttgtgggcttactcccaaattaaacaaaaaaaagtaaggaaTAAGTATAAATATAGTACTACCTTCATAGCAAGTAAAATTATGAGTAAGGCCCGTGcagatatataaagtatgtattacATGACAACAACACTCCAAGTTTCTTTCCCCCTTCAAGATGAATATGTGATTCAAGTTTCACTCTAAAAGAGAAGGgaggtcgattttttttttttttttgtcatgaaaaCCACTAGTGGATCCTAGGGGGGTTGTTGGGCCACCTAGGCACATGCTCCACCCTAATGTAATTAATGACAAAATActaatattgaagatttagaaaatcatagcataattgagatataaaatggggaaaaatatattacaaagataataaaaaaaaatttgagaagaaatctataataatataataataataataataataataataataataatataataataataataataatattcttaattacgatgataataataatggattcggcATTTTCCTTTGATAGAACAGGCATTTGctgtccatttcataatttctacttaaataatatatatatatatatatatatatatatatatatatatatatatatatatatatatatatatatatgtgtgtgtgtgtgtgtgtgtgtgtaaatgaatcacgaatatatggaacgtgatgaatatataaataaagacaaaatccaatcACATTCTGCTAGGCCTTTCGAtgtcttgtcctttacttagatCCGCTACAGTGGTGAAAACAGCAAGTCGGATATAATTATCCGTCGAGAAATTTACAAGCGGGCAATACGGTTAACGTATAGGACCTGTTTGGAAAATTCTGAGACGTCTTTATCAGCTGATCTTGACGTCATCGGTAGATTTCTAGAAAGTCGAACAGAAGTGAATCTAAACAGATGCCACAATTCATTCGCGAAGCAGTGTTTCGTCTCCTCGTTTTGATGGTATGATGGTTGGTTATGATTTATAACTTAGCATGGCTTTATTGTGTTGGTTTTAGTGTAACTTGTTATTGCGAATGTCTAATTCCCTCTTTGAATTGTTACAAAATTATTGCTGAGTAGATCCAAGATGGCTTTAATGTGTCAGCATTTTACGGATAGTGGTACAGCCTTATGCCAATTTTAGAATCTTTATCCAATTGTTTTAAATGTATTCTAAATACAACGAATTATGATTTAATAACAGattaaaatactaatatttacattaagcttccttctttttctaaagcggaaataaagaaaaaccggaagagagagagagagagagagagagagagagacttcgtaaCCTTTGATAGGAGAGAATCGTAAATAATTCATAAACATTTGATAACACACCGGGGAGATAAAAGTTCATCGAGTGTGTAGGCTACGTTGGAATAAAACTAAGGTCTCCCATCtcatgattatgatattgtgacgTCAAATAAAGGCAAAAAGGTTATTGGACCTAACATAGTTACTGACATTTCGTCAAATCATTAATAAGAGTCTATAACTATCATCACCATGTGATTAAGACGTCCCAGCGGCATCACAGAGAATGAATGAAGGAATGATTTAGAGGTTATTTGGCATCGTgacatcacagagagagagagagagagagagagagagagagagagagagagagagagagagttagtaaaaGTCCCCCATACTGCAACCCTACGCACGAGAAAACAACGAGATGTGGAATACAACGGAATGGCgtataaaatttaggacaaaggccaagcgctgggacctgcgaggtcattcagcgctgaaacgaaaattgagagtaaaaagccttttgaaggtgtaacaggaggaaaacctcaaagcagttgcacaatgaaacaattgttaggagagattggaaagcaagatggaaggaaattatGAACGGCGGTATAGTAAaaaggggttgctgctaggggccggagggatgctacaaagaacctacagcgcaccacgtgaCGTAACACTGACAACCCTAGTCCTCTACATGGCAATGAGATGTGGCGGAATTTTAGCATTTTGACTATTCTAAATATCTCCTGCTTTGCAGCTTTTCGTGTGAAATAAGAGAACCGTAAGCTATAGAGGGTTGTACTACCCAAAACTGGAAAGACAATTATTTGGTGCATTATAGACTACACTGGATATTTAATGCAATAGCTCTGATGTatgtatggttcgtccacctggACACTGACCAGAGCAgagagaaggttggatgcttttgagatgaagctgctgagaaagatacttggcattaaatgggacgattgtgttaggaatgaagacatcaggatgagattgagacaaatgccagtcagtatcaggctgaagaggcgaaggctgaaatggtttggacatgttaagaggatggatgggaatagagaccccaggagagcacttgagagcagtacaaataggaagaagaccactGGGAaggccaagaacgaggtggataaaCATAACGGTCAGAGATCTTGAATAGATGAAATTCCAaagaacctagaggaagcgagggaaatggctcaggatagagacagatggagaagaactgtatcagccttatgccactagccagtggcgggaagataaagtaaagtaaagtcaAGTAGACTACACTGGAACATTTTATGATGTGATTATCACGACTTCCATTTCTCGAGTATCTACACATTTTCAAGACATAACCTACTCAGCGTAATTGTCATCAGGAGGAAATTTAAATCACAATTTAAATCAAAATCACCCATTTAAATCATAATCGTTAATGTGTTCTTGTTAAGTTCCCAAACATTATGCAAATTAAAATTGAACAAGCAATAAATTGACTGGTATATTAGGTGTTAACGGAACTCAAAACGCGATCAGAAAAAGCAGAAGAATCACAGGAAAATAAATATGCTTGAATATTTCTTACAATACATTTTCaatattaaccctttaaaccctgaTTCATATAAATAGAAGACTTTTCATTTATTGGGCCCAAAGAGATGCCAGATTCCTTTGCATCTGGGAGCTTTCGTGTCATTGTTTTACTTACACTGTGTATCAGAAAATTTCTTCGCGACTTACTCACCCTGCATTTTTGTTCACGGAACTCACTTAAATCAttatcttttttctcttattCCCTTCCGTCTTCTTTTCAGTTTTCCAGAACGGGACGCGTCCAGTAGACGTCATCGCGGGAAACTATCAGTCATGGTGAGTTGCCAGAGGTCGCTGGATTCGCGACGCAAAACGCTGAAATCAAAAAGATATCTTTAAGAGTCTAGGTCTACAGAAATTCTTAACCAAAACTATAAGGGACAATAGAATTAAAAACAATATCTATTGAGTTCCAATGACAATGATTGAAACATTGACTGGTTTGATCAGataattctttaaaatactataaaCTGGTGTCAAACgtcatttgaaatatttcttattcTATGAAATTCCTATTCCTGATAATCATTGCATCTGATGCAACAATTCTATAATAATGTCGTGACTAATAATGGCGTccgtttattattttctgtatgcattatcttctctctctctctctctctcatagacactACGAAAGTACATTTAAACAGATCTGAGACAAACCAAGGGGTCCTTTATTCTAAATTTCTCAAACATGAAAGccaatataaaatacaaagttaattgCACTATTAATTTGGT
This is a stretch of genomic DNA from Macrobrachium nipponense isolate FS-2020 chromosome 46, ASM1510439v2, whole genome shotgun sequence. It encodes these proteins:
- the LOC135214644 gene encoding proteoglycan 4-like, giving the protein MTEQLPMTKFPVKLTTAAVVESKVTTPSTSVELENVQNIGKSTVPLAIANVKEISSITVVTEQTSNKTKTEANMLLVKEPKTETHATISATDKVHKTMDSIPIASKEKETKTKAPAKLVTTEKTSNALFITTKVPEERETKEKIPATGIASEIVSQKILPTLLIPTEKESVIIGKLPEIMVTSSYLSTGQHSKTEISADQATEKGPQMTGTPTEVVVTTKILQKLLSTAKTEVPTAIAVTEKIPKVKTPLATEAVGKASSTKSVTSGKALTPQMPDALLGPENEPTAIETSGNELEKADTTKKVVNSAAYSAIKTTAFAEVAPIKKEPTVLIGPEKIQKSTMIAAEVAPDKVIIPTEINTIKKPATSLAEKTSINRVPDVAGDEITKIPETQAILDEEKVHKTTLNFIHPEESKIPFELLPPAIVTTEKVPKTTEQAKVIIKDESSLTARYPNNVSADDILPTLIVGAETVPRTTVSTVSIAKAKIPNAPETTMMKGTEQAPRITPTPPTTVQKLPNKIVTTLTEITSRHYQ
- the LOC135214645 gene encoding putative uncharacterized protein DDB_G0286901, which codes for MNMLSLSNSTIISIDDVINANISTTKQGNVNITENSKVLNIMPLQVSVQMTVPKIRANNTSRNSSTGKVTIGPLKSSTKAISTTSDNKDSPVPVKQLESLVSKGLVLTEAVKSLANNKLPVSQCPTSQITALIRDLTNNQNSLKTLDKLSLGQTKLSKIKKSILDTLEKLRSYCIQFTGNNFCSNNEKSTSFTAVPVLNNTTFVTNHTTIPRNYSSINAVTSNKISTSSLLNNSAVNNTDNNINNSSGKGSINSTIGSGNITDNSVVNNTSGNNAINNTANSNMNSSAAGSINSTMGNSNTTGNSAINNTANVIFNSTMGSGNTTGNSAINNTANVIFNNTMGSGNTSGNSAINNTANGIFNNTMGSGNTTGNSAINSTANVIFNNTMGIGNTTGNSAINNTANVIFNNTMAIGNTTTNSAINNTANVIRNSSAAGSINNTMSSGNTTGNSTINNTANVIGNSSAAGNIGKTMGNGNTTGNSVINNTANVIFNSTMGIGNTTSNSAINNTANVIGNSSAAGSINSTTGSGNITGNN